In a single window of the Osmerus eperlanus chromosome 4, fOsmEpe2.1, whole genome shotgun sequence genome:
- the rbbp8l gene encoding RBBP8 N-terminal-like protein, with protein sequence MAMEGFSELIRRLNDAHEREVEGLREKIQELTNKKGGDSKRMEELFNRNQQLREQQRLLTDNIKQLENRLRAGLCDRCSVTQDVARRRQQEYESSQIQSLQHISRLAAEVSVLKQGNRSLRENLRAVQEGQGGSSSQDMISEVRQSPDLSPPATPLVNAGCKSRGLPVEGNGAMKTEPDQRDACAAEAEQSHQCGWTGRQSLNSYKPLPLAREAPPPWRTELGGAPARAVEQRTQSVDTIRQSPIALSIPSHLLLPRSSLSSSSLPGEDKSSRHQVLVPVPYWPRPLAPSLTLPWPLAPPPDWAPREGVVVSPSPKPSSPRFPSLHTSRHPTQAQQGIPGRRSSAGQGWPLHCPSEPGASLGREQGERGGREQGERGGREQGERGGREQGERGGREQGSVDGKVAALHRRDTVLHLETALGEELGKPVMTDGPLDLSSRGKSKTSQSPQENKPRPSLQERSREEENLLVTSPSPSPSPSSSPRPPTPPSSSSTPPAGSSPSANQSQQQNQQNNKGEGLTGREDQSAISKDKKIPVLTISLRPVVLLDTLHCSLKRQDHHHSPDLVSFHSLSSICPSLFLSPVPSPLLFP encoded by the exons GGATAGCAAGCGGATGGAGGAACTGTTCAACAGGAACCAGCAGctcagagagcagcagaggctTCTGACAGACAACATCAAACAACTGGAGaacag gctgcgggctgggctgtgtgacaggtgttcaGTAACTCAGGATGTGGCCAGGAGGAGACAGCAGGAGTATGAGAGCTCCCAGATACAGAGTCTACAACACATCTCCCGCCTGG CCGCGGAGGTGAGTGTCCTGAAGCAGGGGAACCGGAGTCTGAGGGAGAACCTGAGAGCAGTGCAGGA AGGTCAAGGTGGGTCCTCCTCCCAGGATATGATCTCAGAGGTCAGACAGagccctgacctctcacccccagCCACGCCCCTGGTGAACGCAGGGTGCAAGAGCAGAGGGCTGCCAGTAGAGGGCAACGGCGCCATGAAGACAGAGCCAGACCAGAGAGATGCCTGTGCAGCTGAGG cAGAACAGAGTCACCAGTGTGGCTGGACTGGAAGGCAATCTTTG AACTCCtataagcccctccccctggccagagaggctcctcccccctggaggACGGAGCTAGGTGGGGCTCCGGCGAGAGCTGTGGAgcagag AACCCAGAGTGTGGACACCATCAGACAGTCGCCCattgctctctccatcccctcccacctcctcctccccaggagttccctctcctcctcctctctcccaggagagGACAAGTCCAGCCGCCACCAGGTCTTAGTCCCAGTCCCCTACTGGCCCCGCCCTCtggcccccagcctcaccctgccatggcccctggccccgcccccagacTGGGCCcccagggagggggtggtggtctCTCCCAGCCCCAAGCCCAGCTCCCCGCGTTTCCCCAGCCTGCACACCTCCAGACACCCCACCCAGGCACAGCAGGGTATCCCAGGGAGGAGGTCCTCAGCTGGGCAGGGCtggcctctccactgcccctcaGAGCCTGGAGCCAGCctggggagggagcagggggagagaggagggagggagcagggggagagaggagggagggagcagggggagagaggagggagggagcagggggagagaggagggagggagcaggggtccGTGGATGGGAAAGTGGCAGCACTCCACAGGAGAGATACGGTACTGCACCTTGAGACAGCGTtgggagaggagctggggaaGCCGGTGATGACAGACGGGCCTCTGGATCTATCAAGTCGAGGGAAGTCCAAAACTAGCCAATCGCCCCAAGAGAacaagccccgcccctccctgcaggagaggagcagagaggaggagaacctgCTTgtaacctctccctccccctctccctccccctcttcctccccccgccccccaacacccccctcctcgtcctccaccccccctgcaggctcctccccctccgctaACCAATCacagcagcagaaccagcaaAACAACAAG ggggaggggcttacaGGGAGAGAGGACCAATCAGCAATCTCCAAGGACAAGAAAATCCCGGTGCTGACCATCTCATTACGaccag TGGTGCTGCTGGACACTCTACACTGCAGTTTGAAGAGACAGGATCATCATCACTCACCTGACCTGGTcagttttcactctctctcttctatctgtccatctctttttctctctcctgttccctctcctctcctcttccct